TGAATCCGGCGGGAGGCTTCTTGAATGGAGCGGGCGCGAGTTCATGGTGCGCGCGCGCGGTTACGTGAAGGGGACCGAGGAGCTGGGAAATATCGTGGTGAAAACCGGCAAGGAAGGGACGCCGGTGATGCTCCGCCATGTGGGGACCGTGACCACGGGGCCGCAGATACGCCGCGGTGTCGCTGAGTATAACGGCCTGGGTGACACCGTGGGCGGGATCGTGGTCATCCGCCACGGGGAAAATGCGCTCAACGTGATCGAGCGCGTGAAGGCGCGCATCGAGGAGATAAAGCCTTCGCTTCCCGCGGGCGTCGAGCTCGTCTCCGTCTACGACCGCTCGGAGCTCATCCATGCGTCCATCGACAACCTCAAGGAAGAACTCATCGTCGAAATGGCGATCGTTTCCCTGGTCATACTCGTGTTCCTGTGGCACATCCCCTCGGCGCTGGTGCCCATCATCACCATTCCCGTATCGGTCCTGCTCGCCTTCATCCCCATGTTCCACGCGGGGATAAGCTCCAACATCATGAGCCTGGCGGGGATCGCGATATCCATAGGCGTGCTCGTGGACGGCGCGATCGTCGAGGTGGAGAACGCGTACAAAAAGATCGAGCTCTGGATCGAGGGGGGCAGGAAGGGCGACTTCCACGAGGTGCGCCTGCAGGCGCTGGTCGAGGTGGGGCCGTCGGTGTTCTTCTCGCTCCTCGTGATCGCGGTCTCGTTCCTGCCCATCTTCACGCTCGTGGACCAGGAGGGGCGCCTGTTCACGCCGCTCGCGTGGACGAAAACGCTGGCCCTTGCTCTGGCCGCGCTCCTGGCCGTGACGCTCGACCCGGCGATACGCATGCTTTTTTCCCGGGCCGATCCGATCAGGATCAAGAATGCCCTGCTGTCCAAGATCGTGAACACCGTCGCGGTGGGAAGGTACTTCAAAGAGGAGGAGCACCCCGTCAGCAAAATCCTTTTCGCGTTATACGAAAAGCCTTGCCGCTGGGTGCTCGAACACCCGTTGAAAACCATACTTGCCGCGATATTCATCGTGGGCGTATCGATCCCCGTATATTTCCGTCTTGGCTCCGAATTCATGCCGCCCCTGAACGAGGGAACCATTCTCTATATGCCGACGACCCTTCCCGGCATTTCCGTCACCGAGGCGTATAAACTTCTTCGAATACAGGACCGCATACTCAAGTCCTTTCCCGAGGTCGAGAGCGTGTTCGGCAAGGCGGGCCGCGCCGAGACAAGCACCGACCCCGCGCCCTTCTCCATGATGGAGACGACGGTGGTTCTGAAATCCCGGCTGGAATGGCGTGAGAAACCGCGCTGGTATTCGTCGTGGGCACCGGGATGGATGAAACGGGTTTTCCGTACCGTGTGGCATGACCGCATCAGCTATGACGAGCTCATCACACTGATGGATTCCGAGATGCGGATACCCGGCGTATCCAATGCGTGGACCATGCCCATCAAGGGACGCATCGACATGCTCACCACGGGCGTACGCACGCCCATAGGCATAAAGGTATTCGGTTCCGACTTGAAGGAGATACAGCGTATCGGCGAGGACATAGAACGAGCGCTCAAGGATTTTCCGGGCACGCGCAGCATCTTCGCTGAGCGCGTAGGCGGTGGCTATTACATGGACATCGTTCCCAAGCGTGAGCTGCTCGCACGCTACGGCCTCACCATTGACGATCTCCAGAACGTCGTCATGTCGGGCATAGGCGGCGACACGGTCACCACGTCGATCCAGGGCAGGGAGCGCTACTCGGTGAGCGTGCGCTTCCCGCGCGAGCTCAGGGGCGAGCTTGACCAGATGGAGCGCCTCACGGTGCGGACGATGGACGGCGCGAACATCCCCATCCGTGAGCTCGCGGAGCTTAAACTCACCTACGGACCTGCCATGATCCGCGATGAGAACGGCATGCTCGCGGGCTACGTCTACGTGGACGTGACCGGGCGCGACGTGGGCGGGTACGTGGAAGAGGCGAAGGAGATCGTCAAAAAGAGCGTGAAGCTTCCCGCCGGCTACACCATGATCTGGAGCGGGCAGTATGAAAACATGCAGCGTGTCGCAGAGCGCCTCAAGCTCGTTATTCCCGTGACGCTCTTTCTCATCTTCATGCTCCTTTACTTTAACACTAAATCGGTGATCAAGACCGGCATTGTCATGCTCGCCGTCCCCTTCTCGCTCGTGGGCGCCGTGTGGCTCCTGTACGCTTTGGGCTACCAGGTGTCCATCGCCGTGTGGGTGGGCATGATCGCCCTCATGGGCCTGGACGCGGAGACCGGCGTCTTCATGCTGCTCTTCCTGGACCTGTCCTACGAAGACGCGAAGGCGCGCGGCCGCCTCACGAACATGTACGAGCTCGAGGAGGCGATCATCCACGGCGCCGTCAAGCGCATCCGTCCCAAGATCATGACCGTGATGGCAGCCGCCATGGGCCTTATGCCCATCATGTGGTCCACCGGCGCCGGGGCGGACGTTATGAAGAGGATCGCGGCTCCCATGGTGGGGGGGCTGTTCACGTCGTTCCTGCTGGAGTTGCTGGTGTATCCGGCGGTGTATTTGCTGTGGAAGAAGAGAGAGTTGGGAGTGTAAGTACAACGGAATTTAACAGGGATATACAGGATGAGCAGGATTAGTTAATTCTTTCAATGACAGTCTTCTATATTCCAGCCGCGAATTACCAAAATTGATAAGCAGTCCAACCTCAATACCGGTTGCCTTGAGGTAATTTATGATCTGTGCCTGATGTTCCGGTAATAGTTTTTTTATGGCCTTCAACTCGACTATGACCTTATCTTCTATCAATAAATCAGAATAATATTCTCCGACACAATGATCTCTGAACATTACTTTGATCGGGAATTGCTTTTTTACGGAAAGTCCTTTTTCCTTTAATGTCAG
This genomic stretch from Spirochaetota bacterium harbors:
- a CDS encoding efflux RND transporter permease subunit, whose translation is MIQKLIRFSAHNRMLVIFMIAAAMLYASYAIQNIPLDAIPDLSDTQVIIYTRWDRSPDIIEDQVTFPVISALLGAPRVKTIRGFSDFGFSYVYVIFHDGTDIYWARSRVTEYLSRIQGALPAGAKMELGPDATGVGWVYQYVLVDKSGKFNLSQLRSFQDWYLKYSLQSVQGVSEVATIGGFERQYQVIVDPNRLQSFGLSIMDVMEAVKKGNNESGGRLLEWSGREFMVRARGYVKGTEELGNIVVKTGKEGTPVMLRHVGTVTTGPQIRRGVAEYNGLGDTVGGIVVIRHGENALNVIERVKARIEEIKPSLPAGVELVSVYDRSELIHASIDNLKEELIVEMAIVSLVILVFLWHIPSALVPIITIPVSVLLAFIPMFHAGISSNIMSLAGIAISIGVLVDGAIVEVENAYKKIELWIEGGRKGDFHEVRLQALVEVGPSVFFSLLVIAVSFLPIFTLVDQEGRLFTPLAWTKTLALALAALLAVTLDPAIRMLFSRADPIRIKNALLSKIVNTVAVGRYFKEEEHPVSKILFALYEKPCRWVLEHPLKTILAAIFIVGVSIPVYFRLGSEFMPPLNEGTILYMPTTLPGISVTEAYKLLRIQDRILKSFPEVESVFGKAGRAETSTDPAPFSMMETTVVLKSRLEWREKPRWYSSWAPGWMKRVFRTVWHDRISYDELITLMDSEMRIPGVSNAWTMPIKGRIDMLTTGVRTPIGIKVFGSDLKEIQRIGEDIERALKDFPGTRSIFAERVGGGYYMDIVPKRELLARYGLTIDDLQNVVMSGIGGDTVTTSIQGRERYSVSVRFPRELRGELDQMERLTVRTMDGANIPIRELAELKLTYGPAMIRDENGMLAGYVYVDVTGRDVGGYVEEAKEIVKKSVKLPAGYTMIWSGQYENMQRVAERLKLVIPVTLFLIFMLLYFNTKSVIKTGIVMLAVPFSLVGAVWLLYALGYQVSIAVWVGMIALMGLDAETGVFMLLFLDLSYEDAKARGRLTNMYELEEAIIHGAVKRIRPKIMTVMAAAMGLMPIMWSTGAGADVMKRIAAPMVGGLFTSFLLELLVYPAVYLLWKKRELGV
- a CDS encoding GxxExxY protein; this encodes MKYEEISKMVIGCSFEVINELGVGFLESVYEHALFLTLKEKGLSVKKQFPIKVMFRDHCVGEYYSDLLIEDKVIVELKAIKKLLPEHQAQIINYLKATGIEVGLLINFGNSRLEYRRLSLKELTNPAHPVYPC